AGATTTTTGTTATAGTAACATTTGTCGGCGTAATAAAAATACTATTCTATTAATAGAATATATTAGGCTCTGTGCAACGATAGCACAGAGCCTTTTAATTATACGTTAAAAATCAAAAATTTTACCTATAAAAATAATATATTTTATAAAAATCATTTTGGAATAAAAATATTATTAAAATTATGGCACCAAAAGATGAATTTGATAAGAAAAAACCACTAAAAAATTCTCCTAATTTTTTATCATATATTTGGATATATAAGTTTGGGAATAGCCATTTATTTTATTCTTTGTTTTGTATTGCATTGATGCTGGACAAGCTTGATAGTGTTATAGTGAAGTAGTAATTTTACTATCAATAAAAGGTGACTTTAAAGTCTTCCCCTTTTCTCTTTTTGATAAAATTTTCTAGCAATTCCCTACAATCACAGTCCTAACGTCCATAACCAATGAGCTCAATCGAGCTTAACTCGACCAACAAAAAAATCCATTTTTATAGGCTTCATATCCGGTCGTATAACTGGATTTTTGTTATACCACTAAATTAAAATGTATGAGATTTAACATCTTTACAACCAAAACCACTATTAACATGATGTTGATGGTGATTTATTCGCGAACTCGTTTTATACTTAAGCGCTATGCTTGGTATTTATAGAAAGTTGCAAGCACATTCCCATGATCGCGATAAACATCATTATTGTTGCACCAGACCAATCATTGGCGCCATTACCGCGATAGACAATAGCATACAAAATCATCAATATTCCAACGATGAAAGTTAGTATAGAACTTACTGACGAAGAATTCATTGCCATATATTTATTAGTTATAATTTAGTTTTGATATATAAATTGTTAATTATTCAAAAAATTTTTGTTTATCTAAAGTAAAAAATTAAACTTGTTTGTACAAATTTAAAAGAGTTTAAAAGGTTCTTTATTAAACCCTTTTTCCCTTTATTAATCTTACCAAAATCATAATAACCGCTATTACTAAAAGAGCGTGGATAAATCCACCAAGAGTATAAGATGTTACTAGACCTACAAGCCAAAGAACAATGAAAATAATTGCAATTGTTGTTAACATAAGCGTTTTTATTTATTATTTATTAGTTATATTAACCATAGCACCATTTGGATTATTAAGATATAGAAGTTAAATTGAATTGTTTTTGTTTTTTTTAAAGCCTTTTAATAGGCTTTTTTGTTATATTGAAAAATAAATCAAACTAAAATATATTAAAAGATTCAAAAAAGGAGCTTATTAGCTCCTTTTTTATAATATTCTACTATTTATTAAACAAACTTTTTGCCAAATCCCAATATTCTGGATTTCCATTCAATTTTTGTAAATACCACCACTCTACACCCCACAAATAACACTGATTGAGGTCTGAATCAATTGCATATTGAAGATTTGCTTCAAATTGTTTTAGATCAAAAGATTTATTTGATTCATCTGGTTTCAAATCTTTAAGCGTTCCCTTTGGAACCCATGGCTCTGCTTGAAGCTCACTTATTATCATATTATCAGAACGCAATTTCAAAAAACTTGCCTTGAATTTATAAAACCAAGCTGGAATTGGATACCTAAAATACCCAAAAATAGGATTCCATACCACACGATACATTGTAGTACCAAATTTGTCTCCAATATCCCACTCTCTTCTCCATGAAGAAAGTTCTCCTGATGCAGTTATAAGAATTGGTCTTTTGTCTAATTCTTTTACTAATTTTACCTCTCTTCCTAGAAATGCTTCATCACCATCTGGACATATTCCAAAAGTATTTAAAAGTGGTTCATTTTCTACCTGCCACATTATTATTTCATCTCTATCTCTATATTTAGAAACTACATGATCAATCATGATAAGTGTTTGATCTTTTATATTTGAAACTCCCATAGAAAAAGTCCAACTTGGTGCATGACACTCTGGCCATCTTGGAAGACGCCAACCAATATTTGCAACAAATTTTACTCCTCTTTTTTTACCTTCATTAAACATATAATCATAATCACTAAAATCATATTTCCCCTTTTCAAATTCTATATCATCCCAATAGATAGGAATTCTCACATATTTTACTTTCAAATCATCAAGCATAGAAATATAAACTTCTTTCCAATCAAGACCTATTTCACCACAAAGTTTTTTGGAAAACGTTACTGCCCAATAATTTTCTTTTGTATTATGAAGATTAATTTTGCCAGGATAATGCTTTGCAAATTTTAAATACCACAAAAGAAATATTATTAAAAATATTAATAGAATATATATAATCATTTTTTTGTTTAATTTCATATTAATAATAAAAAATTATGATATAAGATATAAACCAATAGCAATTATAAATATTGATATTGCTTTTTGAATAATTATTGATTTTGATATATCTTCTTTTATAGCTTTTGGCCTTAACATTGTAATTACAGCTCCAAGAATTAAAAGAAATGCATACTGTACACCCTGTAATGCATTTACAAAAACCACAGACCCGAGTGCAATTGCATAATTTTGTAAAAAAGAGCCTACAGCTGCGAGACCTTGATTTCCAAAAAACAAAAACTTATTTTTTGTTTTCTTTAATAATTTTATGCTCTTAAATATTCCTTCTCTATCTTTTTTATCAACAAGTAAAAATAGTACCATAATAAAACTTCCCAATCTTATCCAAATAAAACCACTCATAAATGGCTGAATATTGTACATATATTTTGTACCAATAAAAAACAAAGAAAAAAATAATGCTGCCAGAATTGCAACAATTATTCCTTTTGTATCATCATCATCTGTATCACCAAACCACATTGCAAATTTATGCCATATAGTTTTTTTATTTGGAATCCAAGAAATAATCAAAGTACCAATAAGAAGTAATATTATACCAATCCATTCGCGAACACTAAATTTTTCATTAAAAAATGAAATTGAAAAAAATATTGTAAATATTGGAATAGAACCACCAATAAGAGTAATAACTTTTGAAGTATCACCATCTTTTAATGCCTTATACATCAAAAGTAATGCCAAAGGAAACATGGCTCCAATAATAATATTTAAAAGAAATGTCACAATTCCAGGCCAAATAAGATAAAAAGGAGCAAGGACAAAAACAATCATTCCAAGACATCCCACAAAAAACGTATAAGCTTTACTATTAGGAACTACATTTCCTAAAATAAACTTATCTCCAATGTTTACAAAAGCCATTATCAAATAAGCTATAATTGCTATTAAAAACCAAGACATATTTTTTCTTATTATTTATTAAAATTATTACAAACTATTAATTATTTCTTTTAAATTTTTCATTTTTAGAGAATTAAAATCTTCTTCTGTAATAGAAGACGATGCATACAAAGCATTTTCTGATTTACTATCATATTTCTGATATTTTCTTGGATAATTTGCTTCCAAGTCACCATTTGGCAATACAAAAATTCTATATTTTTTTAATTCTTTTATAAAATTATCACCTGATACATTTTTCAATTTCAAATCAATACGATTTAGTAAGTCTCTCAAATAATTACCTTGTAACATATCTCTATCAAAAATCATAACATAAGGAATATCAAAAATATTCAAAACTTCAGCATACACAACAGCATTTCCTTTTCCATATGTTTGAATTACTTTTATATCTTTTTCACCCATATAAAAATTATTTATCAAAGATGTAAACAACAACTTGTCTGATACACCTTCTACAAGTACAACTTCATCAGAGAAAAACATTTCTAAATTATCCGCATTTAATTCTTTTATTAGTCTATCTAAATTATAATTTTTGTTTTTTATTGTAAGAACACTTGTAATATTTTCTTTTTTCACAACTTTTATAAGTTGAGGTAAGGAAACTGGAGTTATAAATAAAGGAGAATGTGTAGTAAATAAAATTTGACCAGAATTGCTATTTTGCATTGCCCACAACAATTTTCTTATCATAGCAGGATGCAAATGATTTTCTGGTTCATCTATCATTATAATATTATATTCTGGATGATAAATATATAAAAGTATAGTAAATACCCTACTAAAACCACTTCCAAGCCAATCAATGGTAGCATCTCTATCCCCTTCTTTTATACCTTTGTGTTCATAATTTATATCCAATGCATTTTTTGTAGTAGATATTTTTGGAAAGTGCTTTTTTAAATTATACTGAAACTCATAAAAATTTTGTTTGTATTTAAAAATATTTTTAAAATCTTCATTTATACAATCAAGATCCAAAAATACATTTTCATTTAATCTTTTTATTTTTGAAGATAGATAATTAGATATTTTTTCATCATATTCAATGTCTTTTTTTTTAAATGACAATATTCTTTTTTGATTTTTTAAAATCAGATTTGCCCTATCACTTGGAAATAAAAATTCTTTCACCTCAAATTCTGTAAATTCAATATTTAAAATAATATTTGATTTATCATAAAATAGAGATGTATTATCTTTTGTTGGGTCAATACAAAGCTCTATTGCATCTAAAATATTTGATTTACCAGAGTTATTTTGTCCAATAAAAGTATTCATCAAATTCAAATCCAAATCTATAGGATTTTTTATACTTTTATAAAGATTAATTTTTATTTTATCTAAAAACATATTTATAACAAATTTACATCATCAATCTCATCTATTTTATTGTTTAACACAATATTTTCTATATGATACGTACCCAGCTTTGGTGCATTCATAAATCCCTCCATAGCTGCCTCAGCCATCCAACCAGAATCAATCCAATCAAAAAGCCACTCATTTACATATTTTGGATTTTTACTATCAACCCCTGCACCAATAGAAAGTAACCATCTTCTATTATAATTTTCTTGGGATCCAAGTGGTTCAGACATTATAATTGGAATTCCAAGTCCCGCATAAAAACTAAGCTCAGATGGTTTTGTCCATAATATATCTGTGGTTTTCAATTGTTCATTAAACATTTTGAAATATGTCATCTTGTCCTCTGAATATAAAATTTTTACATTTTTGGAATTATCTATCTTATTATTCTTCAAATATTTTTCATAGTACAAATAAACATCATTTCTATTACCAGCAACTAATATAAGTCTAAGCTTTCCTTTTTTGATATGATCTCTTAGGCTTTCCAAAATTGTAACTCCTAAATCACGCTGAGCACCAGCACCACCAACAGCAAACATTATTGTAAGTGGATGTGCATTTTTCTTTATTTGAGAAACTGGACACAGATATCCTTCTATAAATTTTGCATACTTTTTTCTATATATTCCCTTTGGATCCAAATTATATATTCTTGATTTCAAACTATTCTTTAATATATTCATATTCACTCCACCAATATTTTCTTTTGGCAAAGGAAAACCTGTCAAGAATATATTTTTTGAATTTACTCCATAAAGCATCAGCCTTTCTTTTACTCTTTTATTTGGGACTAAATATTTTATTCTACTTGTTTTTGGGTGATACGGAGCCCAAGCACGAGCAATATCTGCATCACAAACTATACAATATATTTCACCTTTATATCCATAATATTCTGCAAAATATGCTGGTACAAAAAAAGTAGTTACAAAGGGAAGCGGATTTTTATTTAATTCATCTATTAATTTTTTGCCAAGACCGTGTTTAACTTGATTGAAAAAATATTTTTGTTGATAAGAATTATTTGACAAATCTCTTTTTGGGTAATATGGATCTATTTTTTGCATATCATCCATTATGCCAAAAGCCAAATTTCCTAAAATTGGAAAATTCTTATACATTGATATTATTTCATACCATTTTCTTCCACCTTGCCAAGATTTTTTTTCTTTTTTACTAATCCCTTGATAACTATTTGCATTTATTATTCCACCTTCAGAAACAGAAACAAATGGATAAGCAGCGCGCTGATGACCATATCCCATATCTACAGCTACTACATACATTTTGCTGTTTTTTAAAGATTTTTTATCCTTCATTTTATTATAAATATTAATTTGTTTAATTTAATTATAACATAAAAATTATATTAAAAAACCAATATTGACATATCGTTTTTGATATGATAATATTTAGATAGTTATCTAAATATCTAAATACAATTTAAAAATAATTATATGGGATTAAACGAAACACTAAATGCATTATCAGATCCTTCAAGAAGAAAAATACTAGACCTTTTGAAAAAAAAAGATATGTCGGCAGGAGAGATTAGTAAATATTTTGATATAACCCTACCCTCTATTTCTCATCACTTAAATATTTTAAAGCAAACAAATCTTGTAACATTTCAGAGAAGTGGCCAACAAATAATTTATTCTCTTAATTTGAGCATATTTGATGAAGTGGCAGAATTACTTATAAAATTTTTCAATAAATAACAAAACTAAAGAAAAAATTATGAAGAACCCAATAAAAATGAATTTAAAAACAGAAATATTACCAATATTATGTGTAATATTTAGTGGAGTCTCATCTATCATGCTGTATCCAAAAATGCCTGAAAAAATTCCTATACATTGGAATTTTAGAGGTGAAATAGATAATTGGGGAAATAGCTTTTCGCATGTAATTGCTATAAATGCAATGATAATAGGAATTTACCTAATGTTTATATTTATGCCATATCTTGATCCCAAAAAAGAAAGATATGAACAATTTGAAAAAATATATCATATAATAAAAAATGTACTTATGATATTTTTGACTGGTATATTGTTTATGACAAATCTTAGTGCAATTGGTTATCCTATTAATGTAGCACTATATATTCCTATTGCTGTTGGAATATTGTTTATAATACTTGGAAATTATATGGGAAAAATAAAACCAAATTGGTTCGTAGGAATAAGAACTCCATGGACACTTTCTTCTGAAGAAACCTGGAATAAATCTCATAGATTGAGCGGAAAAATATTTATGTTATCAGGATTTCTTATTGCAATTAATGGATTCTTGCCAGAAATTTTAAGACTTCCTGTGTTTATTTTTGCAATTGTTATTATCTTATTTGGAACACTTGTTGGTTCTTATATAATTTATAGAAAAAATAAATAGTAATAATATTCTTCAAAACCAAAAAACCCTTTATTTAAAGGGTTTTTTGGTTATATAATTAAAATAAAAATTAATCCGCTACTTTGAATACTTCTTCGATAGAAGTTATTCCATCTTTTGCTTTTAAAAGTCCGTCTTGAACCATTGTTATCATTCCATTTTTCTG
This window of the Patescibacteria group bacterium genome carries:
- a CDS encoding EamA family transporter, with the protein product MSWFLIAIIAYLIMAFVNIGDKFILGNVVPNSKAYTFFVGCLGMIVFVLAPFYLIWPGIVTFLLNIIIGAMFPLALLLMYKALKDGDTSKVITLIGGSIPIFTIFFSISFFNEKFSVREWIGIILLLIGTLIISWIPNKKTIWHKFAMWFGDTDDDDTKGIIVAILAALFFSLFFIGTKYMYNIQPFMSGFIWIRLGSFIMVLFLLVDKKDREGIFKSIKLLKKTKNKFLFFGNQGLAAVGSFLQNYAIALGSVVFVNALQGVQYAFLLILGAVITMLRPKAIKEDISKSIIIQKAISIFIIAIGLYLIS
- a CDS encoding AAA family ATPase, which encodes MFLDKIKINLYKSIKNPIDLDLNLMNTFIGQNNSGKSNILDAIELCIDPTKDNTSLFYDKSNIILNIEFTEFEVKEFLFPSDRANLILKNQKRILSFKKKDIEYDEKISNYLSSKIKRLNENVFLDLDCINEDFKNIFKYKQNFYEFQYNLKKHFPKISTTKNALDINYEHKGIKEGDRDATIDWLGSGFSRVFTILLYIYHPEYNIIMIDEPENHLHPAMIRKLLWAMQNSNSGQILFTTHSPLFITPVSLPQLIKVVKKENITSVLTIKNKNYNLDRLIKELNADNLEMFFSDEVVLVEGVSDKLLFTSLINNFYMGEKDIKVIQTYGKGNAVVYAEVLNIFDIPYVMIFDRDMLQGNYLRDLLNRIDLKLKNVSGDNFIKELKKYRIFVLPNGDLEANYPRKYQKYDSKSENALYASSSITEEDFNSLKMKNLKEIINSL
- a CDS encoding lmo0937 family membrane protein; amino-acid sequence: MLTTIAIIFIVLWLVGLVTSYTLGGFIHALLVIAVIMILVRLIKGKRV
- a CDS encoding autorepressor SdpR family transcription factor, which produces MGLNETLNALSDPSRRKILDLLKKKDMSAGEISKYFDITLPSISHHLNILKQTNLVTFQRSGQQIIYSLNLSIFDEVAELLIKFFNK
- a CDS encoding SdpI family protein: MKNPIKMNLKTEILPILCVIFSGVSSIMLYPKMPEKIPIHWNFRGEIDNWGNSFSHVIAINAMIIGIYLMFIFMPYLDPKKERYEQFEKIYHIIKNVLMIFLTGILFMTNLSAIGYPINVALYIPIAVGILFIILGNYMGKIKPNWFVGIRTPWTLSSEETWNKSHRLSGKIFMLSGFLIAINGFLPEILRLPVFIFAIVIILFGTLVGSYIIYRKNK